Below is a window of Burkholderia cepacia DNA.
CGCTTACGCGCGCCCTTCGAAACCCAGCAATACGTTCACCGCGTTGATACCGATCTCGTCGACCATGTAGCCGCCTTCCATCACGAACAGCGTCGGCAGGTTCAGGCGCGCGAGCGATTCGCCGATCCGCAGGTAGTCGGGCGAACGCAGCTTGAAATGGCTGATGGGGTCATGCTCGAACGTGTCGACACCGAGCGACACGACGAGCAGGTCGGGCGCGTGCTTCGCGATCGCGGCAGTAGCCTGGCCGAGCGCCTCCGAGTAGGTGTCCCACTGCGTGCCCTTCGGCAGCGGCAGGTTCAGGTTGAAGCCTTCGCCGGCCCCCGCGCCGCGTTCGTCCGCATAGCCGGAGAAGTACGGATACGACACCGGCGGCTCGCCGTGCAGCGACGCGAACAGCACGTCCGGCCGCTCGTAGAAGATGTCCTGCGTGCCGTTGCCGTGGTGGAAATCGACGTCGAGCACCGCGACGCGCGCGGCACCGCTTGCGATGCCGTGCTGCGCCGCGATCGCCGCGTTGTTCAGGTAGCAGTAACCGCCCATGTACTCGCGGCCCGCGTGATGGCCGGGCGGGCGGCACAGCGCGAACGCCGCGCGCGCACCGCCGCCCGACAGCAGGTCGGCGCCCGTGAGCGCCGAGTTCGCGCTCGCGCTTACCGCGTCCCACGTGCCCGCGTTGATCGGCGCGCCGGCATCCATCGCGAAGAAGCCGAGCTTGCCGTCGATGAAGTCGGGCAGCATCGCCGAGGCCGGCATCGCGCGCACCGGCCACACGAGCGGCAGCGCCTGGCAGGTGCGGCCGGTCGCCGTCCATTCGTCCCACGCACCGGCGAGGAAGTCGACGTAGCGCCGGCTGTGCGCGCCGGCGTAGCTCGCGCGGTCGAACGCGCGTGGCGCGATCACGTCGCCGAGGCCGGCCGCGCGGACCTGCGCCAGCACCGTTTCGGCACGAAGGGGGTTTTCGAACGACTCGGTGATCGCGCCGTCCTTCAGTTCGACGCCGCGATGCAGGTGGTGATCGCTGCTGTAGACCGTGAGCATGGTTGACCGTTGCAGGGGTGACTAGGGGAAAGGGGTGGCAACAGTTTATTGACGCCGGCCGGCAATAACTTTGCTTTCCACCTCTTCGTTTCGTACAATTTTGAGAAATCTGCCTACAGGACACCGGATATGAGCAAAAATCGCGCTTCAGTTGAACTGGACGGTGTCGACCGCGCGATGCTCCGCCTGCTGCAGGAAGACGGCGCGCTGTCGAACGCGACGCTCGGCGAGAAGCTGTCGCTGAGCGTCACGCCGTGCTGGCGCCGCCGCAAGCGGCTCGAGGACGAGCACGTGATCACCGGCTACCAGGCGAACCTCGACCGGCGCGCGCTCGGCATGAACGTGTTCGCGTTCGTGCAGGTCACGTTCAACATGCATTCGGACCAGGACTCGGATCACTTCGAGGAGGTGATGCGGCGTCACGACGAGGTCACGTCGTGCCACAAGATCACCGGCGCGGCCGACTACATCCTGCAGGTCGTCGCGGCCGATCTCGATGCGTATGCTGAATTCGTCGAGCGCGTGCTGAGAAAGCAGGCCGGCGTGTCGTCGATCCAGTCGAGCCTCGCGTTGCGCGAGGTGAAGTTCTCGTCGCGCGTGCCAGTGCCGGACGCGTGATCGTTGCCGAGTTCATGCGCCCGCGCACGGGCATCCGCTGTCGTTCGTCATCCCATGGAGCGCTACCCGATGAAACGTTACCTTCCCTCCGCGTCGTTGGCCGCCGCGATCGCTTGCGCATTCGCGTTGAGCGCCTGTGCGGCGCAATCGTCCGCACCGGCCAGTGCGCCAGCACCGGCGGATACCGCCGCGCA
It encodes the following:
- a CDS encoding histone deacetylase family protein, whose translation is MLTVYSSDHHLHRGVELKDGAITESFENPLRAETVLAQVRAAGLGDVIAPRAFDRASYAGAHSRRYVDFLAGAWDEWTATGRTCQALPLVWPVRAMPASAMLPDFIDGKLGFFAMDAGAPINAGTWDAVSASANSALTGADLLSGGGARAAFALCRPPGHHAGREYMGGYCYLNNAAIAAQHGIASGAARVAVLDVDFHHGNGTQDIFYERPDVLFASLHGEPPVSYPYFSGYADERGAGAGEGFNLNLPLPKGTQWDTYSEALGQATAAIAKHAPDLLVVSLGVDTFEHDPISHFKLRSPDYLRIGESLARLNLPTLFVMEGGYMVDEIGINAVNVLLGFEGRA
- a CDS encoding Lrp/AsnC family transcriptional regulator, encoding MSKNRASVELDGVDRAMLRLLQEDGALSNATLGEKLSLSVTPCWRRRKRLEDEHVITGYQANLDRRALGMNVFAFVQVTFNMHSDQDSDHFEEVMRRHDEVTSCHKITGAADYILQVVAADLDAYAEFVERVLRKQAGVSSIQSSLALREVKFSSRVPVPDA